One Symphalangus syndactylus isolate Jambi chromosome 10, NHGRI_mSymSyn1-v2.1_pri, whole genome shotgun sequence genomic region harbors:
- the PAQR3 gene encoding progestin and adipoQ receptor family member 3 isoform X7, with protein MLCSVGYHLFSCHRSEKTCRRWMALDYAGISIGILGCYVSGVFYAFYCNNYWRQVYLITVLAMILAVFFAQIHPNYLTQQWQRLRSIIFCSVSGYGVIPTLHWVWLNGGIGAPIVQDFAPRVIVMYMIALLAFLFYISKVPERYFPGQLNYLGSSHQIWHILAVVMLYWWHQSTVYVMQYRHSKPCPDYVSHL; from the exons ATGCTTTGTTCTGTGGGCTATCATCTTTTTTCCTGCCATCGGTCAGAAAAAACATGTCGAAGATGGATGGCATTAGATTATGCAGGAATTTCTATTGGAATACTGGGCTGCTATGTCTCAGgagtattttatgcattttattgtAATAAC TACTGGCGTCAGGTGTACTTGATCACAGTGCTTGCTATGATCCTGGCAGTGTTCTTTGCGCAGATTCATCCCAATTACCTCACGCAGCAATGGCAAAGGCTCCGTTCTATCATCTTTTGTTCTGTTTCGGGATATGGAGTGATTCCTACTCTTCACTGGGTTTGGCTCAATGGAGGAATTGGTGCTCCTATTGTACAG GACTTTGCACCCCGTGTAATTGTGATGTATATGATTGCTCTTCTTGCTTTCCTGTTCTACATTTCCAAAGTCCCAGAGCGGTACTTTCCAG GACAACTAAACTACCTCGGATCAAGCCACCAAATATGGCATATCCTTGCAGTAGTGATGTTATATTGGTGGCATCAGTCAACAGTGTATGTCATGCAGTACAGACATAGCAAGCCTTGTCCTGACTATGTTTCACATTTGTGA